The following proteins are encoded in a genomic region of Planctomycetota bacterium:
- a CDS encoding response regulator, whose protein sequence is MKVLIADDESIIRMDLRETLEAAGHEVVGEAADGRQAVALAETLQPDVVLLDVKMPRLGGLAAAARIKSAPCVILTAYKDAKTIAKARASGAFMFLVKPYQEAELLAALELAAARFEERRTLEAELADSRGKLEARKIIDRAKGLLMDRHGLKEGEAFRLLQKRSMDTRRTLVEVAKEILAGPAS, encoded by the coding sequence GTGAAGGTTCTCATCGCCGACGACGAGTCCATCATCCGGATGGATCTCCGGGAGACCCTCGAGGCCGCGGGGCACGAGGTCGTGGGGGAGGCCGCCGACGGGCGCCAGGCGGTGGCGCTCGCCGAGACGCTCCAGCCGGACGTGGTGCTCCTGGACGTCAAGATGCCCCGCCTGGGGGGGCTGGCGGCGGCGGCCCGGATCAAGTCGGCCCCGTGCGTGATCCTGACGGCCTACAAGGACGCCAAGACGATCGCCAAGGCGCGCGCGTCGGGGGCGTTCATGTTTCTGGTGAAGCCGTACCAGGAGGCGGAGCTCCTGGCGGCCCTGGAGCTGGCGGCGGCGCGCTTCGAGGAGCGCCGGACGCTGGAGGCGGAACTGGCGGACTCGCGGGGGAAGCTCGAAGCCCGCAAGATCATCGACCGCGCCAAGGGGCTCCTCATGGACCGCCACGGTCTCAAGGAGGGCGAGGCCTTCCGTCTGCTGCAGAAGCGCAGCATGGATACGCGGAGGACGCTTGTCGAAGTCGCCAAGGAAATCCTCGCGGGCCCGGCGTCCTAG
- a CDS encoding bifunctional 5,10-methylenetetrahydrofolate dehydrogenase/5,10-methenyltetrahydrofolate cyclohydrolase yields the protein MTARILKADAAARVREEALAALRALPRPPRVTAVHAPDAPAARAYRRSQERVCAEAGVAYGVREVGAGISTAEVVALVRELGADPSVAAITVHTPLPAGVDVQAVMAALPPEKDAEGIHPENLGRLAFGGHAPAPCAASAAVELARAARVSFRGLEAVVVGRSALVGKAIALLLLQSRADAPTVTICHTATADLGAQTRRADLLFAAAGRAGLVRGDMIKPGAVVVDVGINEGPGGRIVGDVAFEEALATAAAVTPVPGGVGPVCHWVFLRNVAACARKGAI from the coding sequence CAAGGCGGACGCGGCCGCGCGGGTCCGGGAGGAGGCCCTGGCCGCGCTTCGCGCGCTCCCGCGGCCGCCCCGCGTGACGGCCGTCCACGCGCCGGACGCGCCGGCGGCGCGCGCCTACCGGCGTTCCCAGGAGAGGGTCTGCGCGGAGGCGGGCGTGGCCTACGGCGTGCGGGAGGTCGGAGCGGGGATCTCGACCGCCGAGGTCGTCGCCCTGGTTCGGGAGCTGGGCGCCGACCCGTCCGTGGCGGCGATCACGGTGCACACGCCGCTTCCGGCGGGCGTGGACGTCCAGGCCGTGATGGCGGCCCTTCCGCCGGAGAAGGACGCGGAGGGGATTCATCCGGAAAACCTGGGCCGCCTGGCCTTCGGCGGGCACGCCCCGGCGCCGTGCGCGGCGAGCGCGGCGGTGGAGCTGGCGCGGGCGGCGCGCGTGTCCTTTCGCGGGCTGGAGGCGGTCGTCGTGGGACGGAGCGCGCTCGTGGGCAAGGCGATCGCGCTTCTTCTTCTTCAGTCCCGCGCGGACGCTCCCACCGTGACAATCTGCCACACGGCCACGGCGGATCTGGGCGCCCAGACGCGGCGGGCGGATCTTCTTTTCGCGGCGGCCGGCCGCGCGGGGCTCGTGCGTGGCGACATGATCAAGCCGGGGGCGGTCGTGGTGGACGTGGGGATCAACGAGGGGCCGGGAGGCCGGATCGTCGGCGACGTGGCCTTCGAGGAGGCGCTCGCGACCGCCGCCGCGGTCACCCCCGTGCCGGGAGGCGTGGGGCCGGTGTGCCACTGGGTGTTTCTCCGGAACGTGGCCGCCTGCGCGCGGAAGGGCGCGATTTGA